A genomic region of Barnesiella viscericola DSM 18177 contains the following coding sequences:
- a CDS encoding site-specific integrase, producing the protein MRSTYKQLYYINRGKVKSDGTTSIMCRITIDGKAVALSTGLYCEPEEWNSKKGEVKNNRLNGMLCEYKKRVDETYAELLKVNGVISAELLKTAMTGTADIPKYILQAGEVERENLKIRSIQIDSTSSYRQSKMYHYYLGEYIRSLGKEDMLFTDITEEFGANFILYLKTNYPHKPSYRNHCLCWLKRLVYLAVDNGILRYNPLDDIKYEKKAPTKLMYISKNQLQEIMSHPKPDPLQELARRTFIFSCFCGLAYVDVRNLYPHHIGTTAEGRKYIRTYRKKTSVESFIPLHPVAEQIMSLYNTTDDSKPIFPLPIRSMIWFEIHELGFSLQFKHNLSYHQSRHTFGTMMVSAGVSMESISKMMGHTNIKTTQGYAKVTDDKISEDMDKLIKNRIDTKIFTR; encoded by the coding sequence ATGAGAAGTACATATAAGCAACTATATTATATAAACCGTGGTAAAGTCAAATCTGACGGGACCACATCAATCATGTGTCGTATTACAATAGACGGAAAGGCTGTTGCATTATCGACCGGGTTATATTGCGAGCCGGAAGAGTGGAACAGCAAGAAAGGAGAAGTCAAAAACAACAGACTGAACGGAATGCTTTGTGAATATAAAAAACGCGTAGATGAAACTTATGCTGAACTATTGAAAGTGAATGGAGTTATCAGTGCGGAACTTCTGAAAACAGCCATGACAGGAACTGCCGACATCCCGAAGTACATATTACAGGCAGGGGAGGTGGAACGGGAAAATCTGAAAATCCGTTCCATTCAAATAGATTCAACCTCCAGTTACAGGCAATCAAAAATGTATCATTACTATCTGGGGGAATACATCCGTTCTCTGGGTAAGGAGGACATGCTTTTTACAGATATTACCGAAGAGTTTGGCGCCAATTTCATTTTGTATCTGAAAACAAATTACCCTCATAAACCATCATACCGTAACCATTGTCTTTGCTGGCTGAAACGTCTGGTCTATCTTGCTGTTGACAACGGAATCTTGAGATATAATCCTTTGGATGATATAAAATATGAAAAGAAGGCACCTACAAAGCTCATGTATATAAGTAAGAACCAGCTTCAGGAGATAATGAGCCATCCAAAACCGGATCCACTACAGGAACTTGCAAGAAGAACCTTTATATTTTCATGTTTTTGCGGTTTGGCTTACGTTGATGTACGCAATCTCTATCCGCATCATATAGGTACAACTGCGGAAGGACGGAAATATATCAGAACATACCGCAAGAAAACAAGCGTTGAGTCATTTATACCATTGCATCCGGTAGCTGAGCAGATTATGTCCTTGTATAATACGACAGATGATAGTAAGCCTATCTTCCCGTTACCCATACGGAGTATGATTTGGTTTGAGATACATGAATTGGGATTTTCGCTTCAGTTCAAGCATAACTTGTCATACCATCAAAGCCGTCATACTTTCGGTACCATGATGGTTTCTGCCGGAGTTTCCATGGAAAGCATCTCAAAGATGATGGGACATACAAATATCAAAACTACACAAGGATACGCAAAAGTTACAGATGATAAGATTTCAGAGGATATGGATAAACTGATAAAAAATAGAATTGATACAAAGATATTTACTCGGTAA
- a CDS encoding helix-turn-helix domain-containing protein has translation MSNEIREKDHEWVKAFHSNFDRLLALLEKVLEKRQPSTYDDELLTDKEVAFLLKVSRRTLQDYRNNGILPYTQVGGKILYRASDIEKTLMKGYKEAYRYKRR, from the coding sequence ATGAGTAATGAAATCAGAGAAAAGGACCACGAGTGGGTAAAGGCGTTCCACTCGAATTTCGACAGGCTGCTGGCTCTGCTCGAAAAAGTGTTGGAAAAACGGCAACCGTCTACCTATGACGATGAATTGCTGACGGACAAGGAAGTGGCATTCCTGCTGAAAGTAAGCCGAAGAACTCTGCAGGACTACCGCAACAACGGCATTCTGCCTTACACACAGGTAGGCGGCAAGATTCTCTACCGGGCTTCCGACATAGAAAAGACACTGATGAAAGGGTACAAGGAGGCGTACAGATACAAAAGGAGGTAA
- a CDS encoding helix-turn-helix domain-containing protein, producing the protein MEIISFEKRTFEEIAAKLDRFVQRVESLCREHGEKETSEWMDNHEVCRRLRISPRTLQTLRDNGTLAFTKIGNRTYYRPDDVERVVGNVEDKRKEARWKGKTI; encoded by the coding sequence ATGGAAATCATCAGCTTTGAAAAAAGGACTTTCGAGGAGATTGCCGCCAAGCTGGATCGTTTCGTGCAGCGGGTGGAAAGTCTGTGCCGTGAACATGGCGAAAAGGAAACAAGTGAATGGATGGACAACCACGAGGTCTGCCGTAGATTGCGTATCAGCCCGAGAACCTTGCAGACCTTGAGGGATAACGGAACGCTTGCCTTTACTAAAATCGGGAACCGGACTTACTACCGTCCTGATGATGTGGAGCGAGTAGTCGGTAATGTGGAGGACAAACGGAAGGAAGCCCGTTGGAAAGGCAAAACCATTTGA
- a CDS encoding DUF3408 domain-containing protein has translation MVTKKKLTKEEWEAMTGTDMSFILPSDGGIETALESSLNDSGNREQAKSVEQVEVPFEPQQSPTGREEGIPLSQRRISSRQRKLSLDEYRKAFLQVPRIEDRKPVFVSGEVRDRLDEFVRRLGGRKMSVSGLLENIARQHLEIYSEDFEQWRKL, from the coding sequence ATGGTAACAAAAAAGAAATTGACCAAAGAGGAATGGGAGGCTATGACAGGTACGGACATGTCATTCATACTCCCGTCAGATGGCGGCATTGAAACTGCCCTGGAATCATCCTTGAATGATTCCGGAAATAGAGAACAGGCAAAGTCTGTAGAACAAGTCGAAGTTCCATTCGAGCCCCAGCAATCGCCAACAGGAAGAGAGGAAGGCATTCCTCTTTCTCAGCGTCGTATAAGCAGCAGGCAGAGGAAACTTTCTCTGGACGAATACCGGAAAGCCTTTCTTCAGGTCCCGAGAATCGAAGACCGCAAACCCGTGTTCGTAAGCGGTGAGGTACGTGACAGGCTGGACGAGTTTGTCCGCAGGTTGGGAGGACGCAAAATGAGTGTTTCCGGACTGCTTGAGAACATCGCCCGGCAGCATCTTGAAATCTATTCGGAAGACTTCGAACAGTGGAGAAAGCTGTGA
- a CDS encoding plasmid mobilization protein, whose protein sequence is MNDKKKNRPRGRPRVSGVCKLSKAVTVKFSKIDYERLCRRSRQANLTLAEFLRISAFETMITARHSAEETAVIRSLTGMANNLNQLTRLSHQAGFHRTQKTVTELLQKLKEIIVRYRHGERRPS, encoded by the coding sequence ATGAATGACAAAAAGAAAAACAGACCGAGGGGACGCCCCAGAGTAAGCGGAGTATGCAAACTCAGCAAAGCTGTTACAGTGAAATTCTCCAAGATAGACTATGAACGGTTGTGCCGACGCAGCAGACAGGCCAACCTCACGTTGGCGGAATTTCTCCGCATATCAGCTTTTGAGACGATGATAACGGCAAGGCACTCTGCCGAGGAGACTGCCGTCATACGCAGCCTCACGGGTATGGCGAACAACCTGAACCAGCTGACCCGTCTGTCCCATCAGGCCGGATTCCACCGTACCCAAAAGACGGTGACAGAACTCCTGCAGAAGCTCAAGGAGATTATTGTCCGGTACAGGCACGGAGAAAGGAGGCCGTCATGA
- a CDS encoding relaxase/mobilization nuclease domain-containing protein: MIGKIKKGKSFGGCIRYVMGKDNAEIIDSDGVLLGNIREITDSFNYQRELNPKIKQPVGHIALSFKPEDKTLLTDEFMAKIAQEYMELMGIQDTQFILVRHHNTDNPHCHLVYNRIGYDGKVISSQGDYKRNEIATKLLKDKYGLTYAEDKGKTNVKKLHTSERVKYEIFNAVKAALKHSKTWKEFNDYLIRRDIRLEFVKRTREIKRPEDIQGIRFTKDGQTFKASQISREFSFARLNAQLGWKPLESQQESERKVQQRIPDRGHLLESTGPGLFSSTNGTAPEEPLPQEELLRRRRKKRQKRKGFGL, from the coding sequence ATGATTGGCAAGATCAAGAAAGGGAAATCCTTCGGCGGCTGTATCCGCTATGTGATGGGCAAGGACAACGCGGAAATCATTGACTCAGATGGCGTATTGCTAGGAAATATCCGGGAAATAACGGACAGTTTCAACTACCAGCGGGAGCTTAATCCAAAGATCAAACAGCCTGTCGGACACATTGCATTGAGCTTCAAGCCTGAGGATAAGACATTGCTGACAGATGAATTTATGGCTAAAATAGCCCAGGAATACATGGAACTGATGGGGATACAAGACACTCAGTTTATTCTTGTAAGACACCATAACACGGACAATCCGCACTGCCATCTGGTCTATAACCGCATCGGATATGACGGCAAGGTAATCTCTTCACAAGGCGACTACAAGCGTAATGAAATCGCCACGAAACTGCTTAAGGACAAGTACGGGCTGACATACGCCGAGGATAAGGGCAAGACCAACGTGAAGAAACTCCATACTTCGGAGCGTGTGAAATACGAAATCTTCAATGCCGTCAAGGCAGCTTTGAAGCACTCCAAAACATGGAAAGAGTTCAACGATTATCTGATTCGTCGAGACATCAGGCTGGAATTTGTAAAGCGTACCAGGGAGATAAAAAGGCCGGAGGACATACAGGGAATTCGGTTCACCAAGGACGGGCAGACCTTCAAGGCTTCACAAATCAGCCGGGAGTTCAGCTTTGCCAGACTAAATGCCCAATTGGGCTGGAAGCCTTTGGAATCCCAACAGGAATCAGAACGGAAAGTGCAGCAAAGGATACCGGACAGAGGGCATCTTCTCGAAAGTACGGGACCTGGACTGTTCAGTTCTACAAACGGTACCGCTCCCGAAGAACCGTTGCCACAGGAAGAACTCTTGCGCAGACGCAGGAAGAAGCGACAAAAAAGGAAAGGTTTCGGATTGTAG
- a CDS encoding helix-turn-helix transcriptional regulator, which yields MDYHLNKIKVVLAEKNKSNKWLSDQLGVSPTTVSKWVTNTCQPPIETFMRIAQLLNVNLDDLVRYEVLFPQKQE from the coding sequence ATGGACTATCACTTGAATAAGATAAAGGTCGTTCTTGCCGAGAAGAACAAGTCGAATAAGTGGTTAAGTGACCAACTTGGAGTATCTCCGACAACGGTATCCAAGTGGGTGACAAATACTTGCCAACCACCTATAGAAACATTTATGAGAATAGCTCAATTATTGAACGTTAATTTAGACGACCTAGTTCGTTATGAAGTGTTGTTCCCGCAAAAGCAAGAATAG
- a CDS encoding DUF4007 family protein, which produces MRYSFSGHESFHCKPLWLKKGFDHLNEGHTFLDDNAVVELGVGKNMVASIRFWMKAFALTDSDKLTMLSHLIFSNNGFDPFCEDIGTLWLLHYQLVTTHVASIYDLTFTEFQRERREFDKEQLLGFIHRKCNVLEQKNVYNENTVKKDISVMLQTYVPPTNLKQLEHFGAMFIGLSLIIPIDDGRYRFAETDSTSLPNEIMLFAIIDIKGNDKTVSFDKIQYLSLLFCMPVGIILEKLMAIAAKYPDYIDYNDNSGIRNLFFKHELDKYEVLNQYYSRL; this is translated from the coding sequence ATGAGATATAGTTTTTCAGGTCATGAATCCTTTCATTGCAAACCATTATGGCTTAAGAAAGGATTTGATCATCTTAACGAGGGTCACACATTTCTTGACGACAATGCTGTAGTAGAATTGGGCGTAGGGAAAAATATGGTCGCATCGATAAGGTTTTGGATGAAAGCCTTTGCTTTAACTGATAGCGACAAGCTTACTATGTTGTCCCATTTAATTTTCTCCAATAATGGATTTGATCCATTCTGCGAGGATATTGGCACATTATGGCTTTTGCATTATCAACTTGTAACAACGCATGTTGCAAGTATATATGACCTGACTTTTACAGAATTTCAGCGTGAACGTCGAGAGTTTGACAAAGAGCAGTTGTTGGGCTTTATACATCGCAAATGTAATGTACTTGAACAGAAAAATGTCTACAATGAAAATACTGTAAAGAAGGATATCTCTGTAATGCTACAAACATACGTTCCACCAACGAACCTAAAGCAATTAGAGCATTTTGGAGCAATGTTTATCGGACTTAGCCTTATTATTCCTATTGACGATGGCAGGTATCGTTTTGCTGAAACTGATTCGACATCTCTTCCCAATGAGATAATGCTATTTGCAATTATAGATATAAAAGGCAATGACAAAACTGTGTCATTTGATAAAATACAATATCTTAGTTTATTATTCTGCATGCCTGTTGGAATTATATTAGAAAAGCTTATGGCTATTGCTGCCAAGTATCCGGACTATATAGATTATAATGACAACAGTGGTATTCGAAATCTCTTTTTTAAACATGAATTGGACAAATACGAAGTCCTTAATCAATACTATTCTAGATTATGA